A single window of Liolophura sinensis isolate JHLJ2023 chromosome 6, CUHK_Ljap_v2, whole genome shotgun sequence DNA harbors:
- the LOC135467727 gene encoding heparanase-like isoform X1 encodes MMLSWRCDNAVHASCCLRVTLCLAVLLFFVIILTTLQNCFVIDAGTLSVSATVNKKRVLHVIDDRYASVGIDASLVQEKFKNFDTSSVKLLTLSQSLGPCYVRVGGTAEDLLVFDDKLLDKDSPFRKPQHVFVMTVADWDKINKFVSDVGWHLVFGLNLLLRNGSSWDPSNAEALMKYSDQKGYQMHLELGNEPNSFKHVFQKTVDPSQSAKDFHVLRNLMQTFSTFKSSLLIGPDVTRPIKTSDEDELTTSSKDYLRRFLKTGSPYVDVVTFHHYYVRSQTATASDFRNPAILDSLQGQITLAQSIINSTSPGGKRLWLGEAGSSSGGGAPLLSNRYIAGFMWLDRLGLSAVSGVDVVIRQSFYKGNYAMIDCLDYTPFPDYWLTLLYKRLVGTRVLEVTRSSLDNHLRVYGHCTRTGDRSKYHAGAVTLYILNLWAVDVEVKLPQFSETDLHLYLLTPDGPSGLHSRNVRLNGQVLEMLSDSELPRLEPQTWPAGNPVHMEALTFGFVVIPDANVTVCM; translated from the exons ATGATGCTGTCCTGGCGGTGTGATAATGCTGTTCATGCTTCATGTTGCCTACGGGTGACCCTATGTTTAGCCGTTCTTTTATTTTTCGTTATTATTCTGACGACCTTACAGAACTGTTTTGTGATAGATGCCGGAACACTGTCGGTATCTGCTACCGTAAACAAGAAAAGAGTCCTCCACGTCATCGACGACCGATACGCCAGCGTCGGCATCGACGCATCCCTCGTTCAAGAGAAATTTAAGAACTTTGACACGAG TTCAGTAAAGTTGCTGACATTGTCACAGTCTTTAGGTCCATGTTATGTGAGGGTTGGAGGAACAGCTGAGGATTTACTGGTATTTGATGACAAGCTACTTGACAAAGATTCCCCATTCAGAAAGCCTcagcatgtttttgtaatgACAG TTGCAGACTGGgacaaaatcaacaaatttgTGTCTGATGTTGGTTGGCACCTTGTGTTTGGACTGAACCTGTTGTTACGAAATGGCTCCTCATGGGATCCGTCTAATGCTGAGGCACTGATGAAATACTCTGACCAGAAAGGATATCAAATGCATTTGGAGTTGGGAAATG AACCCAATTCATTTAAACATGTCTTTCAAAAGACTGTGGATCCAAGCCAATCAGCAAAAGACTTCCATGTGCTTAGAAATTTGATGCAaacattttcaacttttaagTCAAGCCTTCTGATTGGTCCAGACGTGACACGGCCAATAAAAACAAGCGATGAGGATGAACTGACTACCAGCAGTAAGGATTACCTAAGACG ATTCCTGAAGACAGGCAGCCCTTACGTGGATGTTGTAACATTTCATCA ttacTATGTGAGGAGCCAGACAGCCACAGCTAGTGACTTCAGAAATCCTGCAATATTGGACAGTCTAcaggggcagataactctgGCTCAATCAATCATTAACTCGACTTCACCTGGTGGTAAACGTCTCTGGCTTGGGGAGGCAGGCTCATCATCAGGAGGAGGGGCTCCCCTTCTCTCCAACAGATATATAGCAGGCTTCAT gtgGCTGGACAGATTGGGATTGTCAGCAGTCAGTGGGGTAGATGTGGTGATCAGACAGTCTTTCTACAAGGGCAACTATGCAATGATAGACTGTCTGGACTATACACCTTTCCCG GACTATTGGTTGACATTACTGTACAAGAGACTTGTGGGTACACGAGTCCTTGAAGTGACTAGAAGCTCATTGGATAATCACCTCCGAGTGTATGGTCATTGTACACGCACAGGGGACAG GTCCAAGTACCATGCAGGGGCAGTAACTCTGTACATCCTGAACTTGTGGGCTGTAGATGTGGAAGTGAAACTTCCCCAGTTCAGTGAGACTGATCTCCATCTGTATCTCCTCACACCAGATGGACCTTCAGGTTTACATTCCAG AAACGTGAGACTGAATGGACAGGTACTGGAGATGCTCAGTGACAGTGAACTACCCAGGTTAGAGCCTCAGACGTGGCCTGCTGGAAATCCTGTACACATGGAAGCCTTGACATTTGGTTTTGTGGTTATACCTGATGCAAATGTAACTGTTTGCATGTGA
- the LOC135467727 gene encoding heparanase-like isoform X2 — protein sequence MMLSWRCDNAVHASCCLRVTLCLAVLLFFVIILTTLQNCFVIDAGTLSVSATVNKKRVLHVIDDRYASVGIDASLVQEKFKNFDTSSVKLLTLSQSLGPCYVRVGGTAEDLLVFDDKLLDKDSPFRKPQHVFVMTDWDKINKFVSDVGWHLVFGLNLLLRNGSSWDPSNAEALMKYSDQKGYQMHLELGNEPNSFKHVFQKTVDPSQSAKDFHVLRNLMQTFSTFKSSLLIGPDVTRPIKTSDEDELTTSSKDYLRRFLKTGSPYVDVVTFHHYYVRSQTATASDFRNPAILDSLQGQITLAQSIINSTSPGGKRLWLGEAGSSSGGGAPLLSNRYIAGFMWLDRLGLSAVSGVDVVIRQSFYKGNYAMIDCLDYTPFPDYWLTLLYKRLVGTRVLEVTRSSLDNHLRVYGHCTRTGDRSKYHAGAVTLYILNLWAVDVEVKLPQFSETDLHLYLLTPDGPSGLHSRNVRLNGQVLEMLSDSELPRLEPQTWPAGNPVHMEALTFGFVVIPDANVTVCM from the exons ATGATGCTGTCCTGGCGGTGTGATAATGCTGTTCATGCTTCATGTTGCCTACGGGTGACCCTATGTTTAGCCGTTCTTTTATTTTTCGTTATTATTCTGACGACCTTACAGAACTGTTTTGTGATAGATGCCGGAACACTGTCGGTATCTGCTACCGTAAACAAGAAAAGAGTCCTCCACGTCATCGACGACCGATACGCCAGCGTCGGCATCGACGCATCCCTCGTTCAAGAGAAATTTAAGAACTTTGACACGAG TTCAGTAAAGTTGCTGACATTGTCACAGTCTTTAGGTCCATGTTATGTGAGGGTTGGAGGAACAGCTGAGGATTTACTGGTATTTGATGACAAGCTACTTGACAAAGATTCCCCATTCAGAAAGCCTcagcatgtttttgtaatgACAG ACTGGgacaaaatcaacaaatttgTGTCTGATGTTGGTTGGCACCTTGTGTTTGGACTGAACCTGTTGTTACGAAATGGCTCCTCATGGGATCCGTCTAATGCTGAGGCACTGATGAAATACTCTGACCAGAAAGGATATCAAATGCATTTGGAGTTGGGAAATG AACCCAATTCATTTAAACATGTCTTTCAAAAGACTGTGGATCCAAGCCAATCAGCAAAAGACTTCCATGTGCTTAGAAATTTGATGCAaacattttcaacttttaagTCAAGCCTTCTGATTGGTCCAGACGTGACACGGCCAATAAAAACAAGCGATGAGGATGAACTGACTACCAGCAGTAAGGATTACCTAAGACG ATTCCTGAAGACAGGCAGCCCTTACGTGGATGTTGTAACATTTCATCA ttacTATGTGAGGAGCCAGACAGCCACAGCTAGTGACTTCAGAAATCCTGCAATATTGGACAGTCTAcaggggcagataactctgGCTCAATCAATCATTAACTCGACTTCACCTGGTGGTAAACGTCTCTGGCTTGGGGAGGCAGGCTCATCATCAGGAGGAGGGGCTCCCCTTCTCTCCAACAGATATATAGCAGGCTTCAT gtgGCTGGACAGATTGGGATTGTCAGCAGTCAGTGGGGTAGATGTGGTGATCAGACAGTCTTTCTACAAGGGCAACTATGCAATGATAGACTGTCTGGACTATACACCTTTCCCG GACTATTGGTTGACATTACTGTACAAGAGACTTGTGGGTACACGAGTCCTTGAAGTGACTAGAAGCTCATTGGATAATCACCTCCGAGTGTATGGTCATTGTACACGCACAGGGGACAG GTCCAAGTACCATGCAGGGGCAGTAACTCTGTACATCCTGAACTTGTGGGCTGTAGATGTGGAAGTGAAACTTCCCCAGTTCAGTGAGACTGATCTCCATCTGTATCTCCTCACACCAGATGGACCTTCAGGTTTACATTCCAG AAACGTGAGACTGAATGGACAGGTACTGGAGATGCTCAGTGACAGTGAACTACCCAGGTTAGAGCCTCAGACGTGGCCTGCTGGAAATCCTGTACACATGGAAGCCTTGACATTTGGTTTTGTGGTTATACCTGATGCAAATGTAACTGTTTGCATGTGA
- the LOC135466604 gene encoding ornithine aminotransferase, mitochondrial-like has product MLSRFVNPVRLLGSSLNGVRCKSTAVATSASIGSKSQAVFDREDRYGAHNYHPLPVALSKGKGVFVWDVEGNKYYDFLSAYSAVNQGHCHPRILAALREQSEVLALSSRAFYTNVLGEYEEYVTQLFGYDKVLPMNTGVEGGETACKLARKWGYKVKKIPNNKAKIIFAEGNFWGRTLAAISSSTDPSSYDGFGPFMPGFGIVPYNDLAALEKELQDPNVCAFMVEPIQGEAGVVVPDPGYLSKVRELCDKHNVLWIADEVQTGLGRTGRLLCVDHENVRPNLVVLGKALSGGVYPVSAVLADDEVMLCIQPGEHGSTYGGNPIACKVALEALQVLQDEKLTENAEKLGNVLRSELGKLPQDVVRIVRGKGLLNAIVINSKYDAWEVCLRLRDNGLLAKPTHGDIIRFAPPLVITNEQIQECSQIIEKTVMSFK; this is encoded by the exons ATGTTAAGCCGGTTTGTAAACCCTGTTAGACTGTTGGGGTCCAGTCTGAATGGTGTGCGCTGCAAGTCTACAGCAGTTGCGACTAGCGCATCTATAGGCAGTAAATCCCAGGCTGTATTCGACAGAGAAGACCGTTATGGAGCACACAACTACCACCCACTACCAGTCGCACTCTCCAAGGGCAAAG GTGTGTTTGTCTGGGACGTGGAAGGAAACAAGTATTACGACTTTCTGAGCGCGTACAGCGCGGTGAACCAGGGCCACTGTCATCCCCGTATCCTGGCAGCCCTCAGGGAGCAGTCCGAAGTGCTGGCTCTCTCCTCAAGGGCTTTCTACACCAATGTACTGGGAGAGTATGAGGAGTATGTCACGCAGCTGTTTGGTTATGATAAAGTCCTACCCATGAACACAG GCGTGGAGGGTGGAGAGACAGCGTGTAAGCTGGCCAGGAAGTGGGGGTACAAAGTGAAGAAAATCCCCAACAACAAGGCCAAAATCATCTTTGCCGAGGGGAACTTCTGGGGACGCACTCTGGCTGCCATATCAAGCTCTACAGACCCGTCTAGTTATGATGGATTTGGGCCGTTCATGCCTGGCTTTGGCATTGTGCCCTACAATGATTTAGCAGCATTAGAG AAAGAGCTACAGGACCCTAATGTATGTGCGTTTATGGTGGAGCCAATTCAGGGGGAAGCCGGAGTTGTGGTCCCTGATCCGGGCTATCTGAGCAAAGTGCGAGAGCTCTGTGACAAGCACAATGTTCTGTGGATAGCTGATGAGGTCCAGACTGGACTGGGCAGGACAGGAAG GCTGCTGTGTGTCGACCATGAGAATGTTCGCCCTAACCTAGTTGTGCTTGGGAAGGCTTTATCTGGTGGAGTCTACCCC GTGTCTGCTGTCCTGGCTGATGATGAAGTGATGCTATGTATACAGCCTGGGGAGCATGGGTCTACATACGGAGGCAATCCCATTGCATGTAAAGTAGCCCTAGAAGCTCTGCAG GTGTTACAAGACGAGAAGTTGACCGAGAATGCTGAGAAACTGGGAAATGTACTGCGGTCAGAGTTGGGCAAACTGCCCCAAGATGTCGTCCGTATTGTCAGAGGAAAAGGCCTTCTCAACGCCATTGTGATCAATTCCA AGTACGATGCGTGGGAAGTGTGTTTGAGACTGCGTGATAATGGATTACTTGCCAAACCCACTCACGGGGACATCATTCGCTTTGCTCCTCCCCTTGTGATAACTAATGAACAGATCCAAGAATGCTCCCAAATTATCGAAAAAACCGTCATGAGCTTCAAATAA